A portion of the Clupea harengus chromosome 18, Ch_v2.0.2, whole genome shotgun sequence genome contains these proteins:
- the med11 gene encoding mediator of RNA polymerase II transcription subunit 11 translates to MANERLRALEDVEKEIAIILHCAGTIVLELSKDKHNSGLIDRQLNQFTASVNRVENELSSQIRYLTQVATGQPHEGSTYSARKDCQMALNRAEYTRMKLGELARTCEIMLDPQT, encoded by the exons ATGGCTAACGAACGCCTTCGTGCTTTGGAGGATGTCGAGAAAGAGATTGCAATCATTCTTCATTGTGCAG GAACTATTGTTCTGGAGTTGTCAAAGGACAAGCACAATTCAGGCCTCATCGACCGACAGCTCAATCAATTCACAGCATCCGTCAACAGAGTGGAGAACGAGCTGAGCTCTCAAATTCGCTACCTCACACAG GTCGCTACCGGTCAGCCGCACGAAGGCTCGACGTACTCTGCCCGCAAGGACTGCCAGATGGCGCTAAACAGAGCCGAGTACACACGCATGAAGCTGGGGGAACTGGCCCGCACTTGCGAGATCATGCTGGACCCGCAGAcctga